GAGCATGATCTGTACCCATAGTCTCTGACCATACGGGGGTGAACAAGGGAAAAATACTGATGTGTCAGACAGAGAGAAAGTGTCGACAGAGTGGGGAACAACTAAAGAAAGAGAAGGACAGATGCCGACAATGAGGAGATCTTTACATATAGTAGTACCGGGTTGGCGTGTGAGAACCAGGAATGATCACAAATGCAGTTGATTGAACGTCAAATTGGTGAGGACTGGACTTCTTCACTTACTGAATTACAGCTGCACTAACAGctaaaaaaaccccaaaaaaacAGCTGATATCCATTATTACAGACATGCCCCAGTGCCTGTAACAGCACCTTATGCTGCAGGATATATACGTTTTATTTAACATTGTGTCATGCACCAGATGCGAAGCCCCGTCCTTCCAGTGTCATTTCCTGGCCTTGGAAAAGCCATTCAGCGCAACGGGGACACGGAGCTCCTATCCGATTGGCCTTTTCGCTCACCGGTGACCTAGCAGTGCCCGTTCCACACACAAGATGCCCTAATCGCTGCCAGCAATGCAGCTGccaaggccccccccccccaacacctgcTAAGctctcagcaaaaaaaaaaaaaaaaaaaaaagtatctcAGACGGCCAGGGAGCGCAGATACACCTGGCCTCTCTGGGCTGATTCGGGACAATTTTCTTGTCTCCTCAGCGCTGCCCTGTTCAGATGCCGGCGCCGTACTGCGGAAGTGCTAGTGCAGTTTCAGCAGAACCACGATGGGGGGAGACGTTTAGGACAGCGATGAAGTCACACACAGCCAACTTCCCCATAACGGCAAAGTTATTCTTAGATGCCGATATACAATCTGTAATTTTATCAGGTGACCAAAAGTCACAACCAAGGACAACCACTGCAGAATCGATACTGGCAAGCAGGCTGAGTGCAACTTATAAacgcgcaaaaaaaaaaaaaaaaaaaaactgaagtggTTATACTTCATTTTTTCTCAAGCTGTCTAACCTGATACGATGAAATTAGGAAAATTTGTGCCTCGAGGCTAAGATGAATTTCTGAAACAATGTAACAACTAGAACAAACAAAAGTGGCAAACTGATCACGTGGGTGTCATGCCCTCAATGCCAAGTTCGCTGCGTCGCCGTATGTCCTGTTCTCATTGCAGCTACTTGATCAGCTCTGGGGTTCCATCAAGATCAATCTGGGAGTTTCAGTCATCACTTCCGTGCCGAGCGATCAAAGGCCCGGAGACCTTCGCATTTCCCAAGATGCCCTCATCAGACAGCTCTCCTAACCCTCAGGAATCACATCACGTGATGCTATGGGCAACTGGGGGCCTGTAAATACTGCTTCAGCACCAAAAACAGGCCGCCTGTGCTTCCTCATGGGACTAAACATGCCCAGTCCATACATGACAAGCTCACTCAGAGACAGTCAAATTAATATGACAGCTCCCCTCATTTATCAGTATTTCAATTTATTTGAAGACTATGCCATTCAGCTTCTAATGTTAATTGTAGTTAGAAATGAATCCCCAGACTTTATCATTTTATGTTTCCATCATATTTCTGTTGACTCACAATACACTGGGGTCTGAAAGTttcaaaatgtcaaatgtttcaaAATCCAATATAGAATACTTACTGCATTCAAAACTAATTATCATATGCTACATGTATAATATGCAACTGCTAATTTTAATCCAAAAGTGACATGTTTTGAGAATTTTCACGGTACATCTTGCTACAAGAGTGAAATACAGCTCTTGACCACTAGGGGGCTGCATGCTGCAGGTGTACTAATGTTAAAAGGTGTTTTCAGCTATTCGATGTGCAGGGACTCTGCATCTTTTTAGGAACGAGGGCTGCAAATCATGAACTGGACTATTAGGACCTTACAaaaagcaacacacacacagcaagaacttgTTTATCTATAAGAGGGTCCAAATGGCTTAACTCAGGTATGCAAGTCACAAAGTTCATTGAAGGTTTCACTTTAACAGAACTGCACAGCATTTATCAGCCTAAGCAGGGTTGTGCAATCACAGTTACAGAATGACAGTTTACAGTGGAATAGAAAgtatgtgtttcttttaaagATATTAATTTCCATTTTTAAGCAAAACCCACATTGCAATTTTTCTATATAATTTTCATCAATTTTGGGTTTAAAGGTTATGGGGCTTACAGGTGATGAGTATAATAGCACGGAAATcaatggctctgtgtgtgtgtgtgtgtgtgtgtgtgtgtgtgtgtgagtgagtgagtgagtgagtgagtgagtgagtgagtgagtgagtgagtgagtgagtgagtgagagagagagagagaaagagaatgcatatattacattgtgggaactaaatgtcccccacaatgtgaagaaaaaaaaaacctgtcattAAGAACTTCTAGGGACATTTATTGGTCAAGGGGAagtcaattttataaaaatctgagactgcaataaaacactaaaaatgccagatgtcttgttttttatttggttacttatggttaaagtaagggctgggtaggggttaaggtttttattatagGGTTATGCGttagtccccacaaagatatgcaaatgagtttgtgtgtgcgtgtatgtgtgtgcgtgtatgtgtgtgcgtgtatgtgtgtgcgtgtgcgtatgCGGAGGGAGCAGTACCTGCACAGATGGCAGCAATCAGCCCCTTCCTGGCCTCCTGCTCCTTCAGCACCTCCTTCACAGCAGGCGACTACACAACAGACAGTGATGAAACCAGCAACAAATTAGCCACTGCAGGACCCGCACAGCCCCCATTCTGCTATTCAGCCCCCCAGCACGGCCTCCATGCATGCCATTAGTCAGTCACTCCATATTACTCATCCATTCATTCTTCCTCATCCTGAACCTCGCATCTTTCACGGAAAAGCAGGCATCACCTACTCACACAGCAACAAGCCTAAATGCAGTATCCTTACTGAACTGTGCTTGTCTGAATAACCAGATCACTGGAAAATAATCATATTTGCAAAACAAGCATAATCTAGGTCGGGGCTCTTCAAagctggacctcgattccaaatccaggcccaattccagttctcccaggtagttagtttaataaccATTTAATAAtcattctgattggccagaggcttcacaccggGCTCacgggtaaaggaaggctggaaaatcagcagtgctcggaccttgaggGTCGTGGATTGAAGAGCCCTGATCTCTAGGTCATTAGCTTTGTCATTTAGCAGACCATCACCACAATGACCACTATTTATTATATTGTGGTGCTGCAGTTAAGACGAATTCTTCGGGATACCGTCATGCCTTGCACTGCGGCACTGCCATGTGTTAACGTTGTGATTTAATGAGTGTATTCCTGTATTACATTGTTAATGGGAAGCGTTTTGACTGTGTACTGTCCTCCCGTGGAGAGAGTGTGTTTTCATTAGTGTCCCTCCCCGAGTGAACCATGCTGTGTAAATGGTTGGCTTCCTTTTCTGTGTTCCTGCTAAGTTAATATTGCCAATGTTCTGTCAAATAAAAGGCTGTACTTATTTAAGAACATGACCCAAAAACACACCACAATATGCAATCACTATCCCCTGGAGTGGCAATGAAATCCAGAGTAACTAttaattatgcatttttttaCCTGATGGTCCAGAGTCCAGTCTTACCTCAGAGAGATTCTGAGCTCCCAGTGCTCCCCCAGGTAAGAGAACAACATCATAAGGTCCCTTTTTAATGAAACCACACAAAAACCGTTAATCAAAATCAGCTGGGGGAATCTGAACGATCTGTAGCATAGTAGAATGACATTATTAGGTGATATTATATTACAGACTGCATTGAATGGTAAAGAAACTGCACATTAAACTTAAGCATAtaaagctctggaaaaaattaagagaccacacaatatttttaaacaaatctacatttttaaatcctggtttaatcctggttctgctggcagaaagcTATGCTTCCAGGTTAAAAAATTCTAAGGCAgaagtacacaagaacaaggtgaagcaggagacactgggaacgaccagaaaacCAGCCAAGTAGAGGGCGGAAatgacattctaatgccagagatgaccgttaacttatcaaacaatttctcatgaatcggaggatgacatcaagtgaccttcaaaaggaatgggaaacattgcaggtgtgaagtgcactgctaggacagttcagtCCTGCTCTAGCAGCCTGATAGGAAGTCCCATAAGCAAAGAAGAAGCCACTGATTAATGAGAAatagagaagaaccaggctgcagtttgcaaagaaaatatatattattcaaaGATGCACACCAATAAATAGAGAAATTAGTGAAAGAATaatgttgctgtggtctcttaatttttccagaGTTGTAATTAAGGTGGCATCTGACCACCGAGCGAGGTGTTACAGTGATTAACTCCGACCTGCTTGACCGCGTCCTCCAGGCTGGCATCGGGGCAGAGGACGACGTCTCGGCTGCACTGCACTGGGTTTTTTCCCGCAAGACCCGCCAGAGTGACGGCAATCTGTTACACAGGGGGCGGGGGATTAACATCTTCTTTTAATAAGaaaaactataataataataataatcaatagcAAAGCATAAGAATAACTTGACACTTTAATccaaaaaatacttttaaaaaaccAGTCATATCACTCTCGTAGAAGCACCGGGGGCATGCTCAGGCTGCACGGcaataatcaaataaaaatcaGGTTTATTTATCAAATGTACACCAGTACAGCAAACAGCGGTAGATGTAAGCAAAgtagtctttttttttcataaaccTCGTGTACCCCGGCTTACAGGACTTTTTTGGTAAGCGCAGCCTTGCATACCTTATCATTTACTCACGGCCCGATTGGGAATCTTTGGGTATTATTTCACTAACGCGAAATTGCATTAACGCGAAATTCACCATCGGAAACCCCACATCAGCGTATCGACGTAGTTAAAATTCAGTACAACAGGTACAATGGAAAGCGTTGGCCACTCCATCCATATATATAACTGGTATAGGTCAGTCGTTGCACACACCCCAGCTCTGCGCATTACGTCCACCGGGATAACCGTTTCCATTTCTTCTGCGCCTTTTGACAGGATGACAAGTGCTCGTTTGCCTGCCATGGTGGTGCAGTCGGACAAACTCTCCAAAAGCTGCAAATGTCAAAGTTGAGACCGAAGGCGACGCACTACAGACGTATTAAAGACCGTCATGCCATGCCATCACTACGGCAACCGACTTGGGATAAACCGAACCAGGGCCTCAGCAAACGCCTTTCTAGATTTTATATAATTAGGTATTATTACAGATTCAAATTTTGGATTATGGGTCCATATCGTTTTAATTTAATGCAGTTCTCTTTCACTACATTTTACAGATCGCACTGAATTTGAAAATATCGCACTGACATTGAGTTTGCGTTCATCCATCTCGTCCACTAGAGGTCAGCAGGAGCTTAAAAATACATTCAAGGCTCACAAAACCTAAAAGTTATGGCTTTCACCTAAATATTGTTCAACAGTATTATAGtatttcaatatttttataGTATAGGATTGAAATATTTAAAGTACACGTTGACACCAACATAACATATTTATGGAATCAGACCACGTTAACTTAAGCGAATTTCTTCAGTAGGACCTACGAGAAGTGATCTATTTGTATAAGTTACGAGGTTTACATAAACATTGTTCAACATTATTCTagcattttactttattttatttttataatatagTATGACGGAATGATGACTTACATAATTACTCTGTTTGATGAATGACGTTCTCCATGTAAGCTCAACCTATGAGCGCCATTTGATTAGGGGGACTAAAAGAGCGATTATAAAATAAGAAGAATTACCTCTTGCTTGCATTTCGTGACATTAGTTATTAACGCTTATTTTAACACTTTTCGGCCCTGGCTGCAGGTGCGAGTCCTGCAATAATAATCGTATTATAAATGACTACCTAGATTCGACACCCCAAAGCACACCTCTAATTGTGTGGAAGAGTCGGTCAGGTGTGCAATAGAGCTGAAGAATGAAATTACAATGCAATATTTTTCTGCTTACAACATAATTATCTTCATTGTtcttaaagcttttttttttattctgcacAAGTACAGATACTGAttttagtattttatgacatcttacacaaatatttaaattatttgcaGTAGGCCTATGTACAACAAACTTTTGTTAATTCACCTCCGCTAAACAATGTTATAGGCCTACTGATAGTTCTCATTTATATTTAGCCCTACATATGTTTCAAAACTTCGTTAATTTTATCTGCCATAACTGGTTTCTGTAAAATAATGATTTCACCATATGCAGGCgtgatttattttaatttcatagTGTATGACTGCATGGAAAGAACAATGTTCGTAATGACAGACGCAAACTCGGATAGCCTACGTAATGTGCGTACGAGGTCCGTTTGTGTAGCCGGTGTAAAGgttataaacattttaaaggaAGCTTAGCTTCTCATTGCGTCTCATTTTTTAGTTTCCTAAATTTCTGCGTCAAATTGAAATGATCCTTTTAGGCGGCGCTTCTCAGCAAAAGTTCAGAAAACTATTTGTCGCAGAGTTACAATAGTAagcacatttattttatatgtgACGTTACGGTATGCCTA
This genomic interval from Paramormyrops kingsleyae isolate MSU_618 chromosome 8, PKINGS_0.4, whole genome shotgun sequence contains the following:
- the park7 gene encoding Parkinson disease protein 7 homolog, which encodes MAGKRALVILSKGAEEMETVIPVDVMRRAGIAVTLAGLAGKNPVQCSRDVVLCPDASLEDAVKQGPYDVVLLPGGALGAQNLSESPAVKEVLKEQEARKGLIAAICAGPTALLAHGIGFGSTVTTHPAMKDKMMNGDHYTYSESRVQKDGNIITSRGPGTSFEFALAVVEELLGAEVAAQVKAPLVLKD